The window CCCATCAAAAGACTACGGCATAAAGCCATCTCACCGTCCTACGCCTATTTATTCCGTTTCCTTTTGAGCTGAGATTTTAGCTTCCGTTTGGGTACTGCTCAAATATTGTTTAATCAAAATATATCATTATGAAACGAATATCCGAAAAACCTAAAATTTCGCCACAAGAGGCTGAAATACATTATCAATCGAGTAAAGAAAACTACACTATTGAAAGTGCTGAAAGCCATCTGGCTTATTACAGGGAAAAGCATCCAATCTATTATGCGGTGTTATTACAAAATGTTTAACCTAAAATTCAAAAGCTATGTATTTACAAAATTTGCAACAGGATGAAATCTTCGTTCCATCAGAAATGAAATCCTTAAAAAGCCTGACACAGATGGAATCCCGAAGAGGGCTTGAAAATGCCATCATCTCAAATGGCAAAATCGTGAATGTCGTTTCGAACAGCTATGGCCATATTCCAAATCAACTGTTTTTCAAGAAAGCCGAGGAAATGCTGACCGATGCACATCTGAATTTTCACAAGCGCACCATAAATAAAAATGATAGGTCTTTCATTACCGACTTTATCATAGACGATAAAAGCCAATTTACGGTCAAGAATGATAAAGACCTGATTCTGCCAATGCTTCGGTTTAAGAACTCGTATGATGGTAGCGAAAAGACCTCTGGCCACTTCGGATTTTACAGAGAAGTATGTTCCAATGGTCTGCACGTTTCACAAGCTGAAATTGAATTTTCCATCAAGCACAGTAAGAACAATACACACCTCATTATGCCGAGGTTGAATAATTTGTTTGATAAATTTCTTGATAACGAGTTCTATACCATTACTAAGAAATTCGATAAGATGAAGGAATTTAAAATCATCGACACACAGGAATTTGTAAAAGCCATTCTCGATAAAACAAAACTTTTTAGATACGAATGTAGCGACAAGAACAGCGACCCTTCAAAAAAGTCTCGTGAAGTCATTGAAATATTGAACTACGAAGCCTTGTTGCTTAATGAAGAACCGAATCTTTGGCTGGGTTACAATGCCTTTAATTCTATACTTCATAATGTATTGAAGAAAAGCTTCGGCCAACAAGAACGGTTGGATAAAAAGCTGTTTGATGAAGTCTATGCTATGGCATAAATTAAATAAAGGTTTGTCCAGTACCTTAAACTGGATGACTAAATATATCATAAGCATTTACTTTCCCACTCAGCACATTCCCCTTCATTCCACGTCTGCCTGCCGAAAAAAGCAGGCAACCACTTCATTTCGGGAAAAGAGCTTCACTACAAATATCTTGGACACAATTCCCAATTTCAGCTTTCCATTCCGTTAACCCTTCCCGATGCTCTGGGAAGGAACACTTCATTCCCGAGCCAAAATTGTGAATTAAGTCCGCTTTCTCATCGGAAAGCCATCACTTCGGTTTTCTTAACAGGATTTTCGGCGCGGTCTTCTTGAGCCCTCACTCGAAAATCCTTAAAAACCGAACCGCTGTCTTACACATTTTAAGGGGTTTATAATGGATAAAGCCTTTGTTGTTTTTCGGGTCGTCGAAAAACAGGCACGACATAACCAATTCTACACCTGCCCGTCCGGTCAGGCGGGTTAAACCCAGCTACTCATTTCGCTTAACTGTCGGTACGCTCAAATCGTAACCTGATTTAAAAGAATTGCTAATGCCCTTATGGAACTTGTCAAGACTGTACAAAGTTTTAGTGAAAAATAAGGTATCTACTTCCTTGAAAATGCGAGCATTTTACTACGTCGCAAACACACCTGATTTATTCCCTAAAAGTCTTGACAAAACCCACTATATCCATTGTGCGATGCACGAAAGAAAAGAACAAACACCCCTTAAAATTTAATCTGAATTGAAAAGGGAAATATTAATCAAGCCTATAAAGGGCATTTAAAACCATTTAGTTATGAGTACTATTAGAAATCACGTACAGTTGATTGGAAACGTTGGTCAAGAGCCAACCATTACGAACCTTGAAAGCGGTAAGAAAGTAGCCCGCTTCTCACTCGCCACGAACGAGTATTACAAAGACAGCAAAGGCGAAAAGCAAACGGACACCAACTGGCATACCGTAGTGGCTTGGGGCAAGACCGCTGAAATCGTTGAGAAATATGTCGAAAAAGGCAAAGAAGTTGGGATTACGGGAAAACTAAAGACCCGAACCTACACCACCGACGATGGAAACCAACGCTATGTTACCGAAGTGGTAGCCGATGAAATCCTTTTGCTTGGAAGTAAAAACGACAAGTAATCTTTAAAATTAAAGAGGGCGTTCCTCTGGAAAGTTGCGCCCTCTTTTTCATTATTAATTCCATAAAACAGAAATCACAATGAAAGCACAAGTTAACGAAATTAAAGAGCGGTTGCAATATTTCAATGGAACAGAAATGTTCTATCAAATCCCGCTATTGAAAACACGATTTACAGACGGGTTGAAATACCTTTCGGAAGTTGCCGAATGTTTTTGGCTTATTACGGATGCTTCCGTAATTGCGAAAAGTCTGATGAACCGAAGCGAATTTATCACTATCGATTTTAAAAGATTGCCCGAAGAAAAACAGGATTATTCGGGTTACGAAGCCGAGATAATTTATAGTGATGGCAACGATACTATTTTGGAAAAACACGGTTATCGTGCCACCGATTTTCCGCTCGATGAACTGCGGTTGTTTTTTGTAAATGATACGCTGATGCTACCAAGTGAATATTAAAATCTTCAGCTATGGTATATCTCAATTTTACAGACTTGAGCGAAGAGGCTCAAAACCGACTTTTGGAAACGTCCAAAGAAGATGTGAAACGAAAATTTGGGGATAGCATTCGCAAATACGTAAAG of the Nonlabens marinus S1-08 genome contains:
- a CDS encoding DUF932 domain-containing protein; translation: MYLQNLQQDEIFVPSEMKSLKSLTQMESRRGLENAIISNGKIVNVVSNSYGHIPNQLFFKKAEEMLTDAHLNFHKRTINKNDRSFITDFIIDDKSQFTVKNDKDLILPMLRFKNSYDGSEKTSGHFGFYREVCSNGLHVSQAEIEFSIKHSKNNTHLIMPRLNNLFDKFLDNEFYTITKKFDKMKEFKIIDTQEFVKAILDKTKLFRYECSDKNSDPSKKSREVIEILNYEALLLNEEPNLWLGYNAFNSILHNVLKKSFGQQERLDKKLFDEVYAMA
- a CDS encoding single-stranded DNA-binding protein produces the protein MSTIRNHVQLIGNVGQEPTITNLESGKKVARFSLATNEYYKDSKGEKQTDTNWHTVVAWGKTAEIVEKYVEKGKEVGITGKLKTRTYTTDDGNQRYVTEVVADEILLLGSKNDK
- a CDS encoding DUF6876 family protein, yielding MKAQVNEIKERLQYFNGTEMFYQIPLLKTRFTDGLKYLSEVAECFWLITDASVIAKSLMNRSEFITIDFKRLPEEKQDYSGYEAEIIYSDGNDTILEKHGYRATDFPLDELRLFFVNDTLMLPSEY